In the Constrictibacter sp. MBR-5 genome, one interval contains:
- a CDS encoding twin transmembrane helix small protein yields MNTLLPILVIVFAVATLGVLAVGMVAMIRGGDFNRRHSNKLMQWRVMLQAAAILLLGFLMFVVGR; encoded by the coding sequence ATGAACACGCTTCTCCCCATTCTCGTGATCGTCTTCGCGGTCGCCACCCTCGGGGTTCTTGCCGTCGGAATGGTGGCGATGATCCGCGGCGGCGACTTCAATCGCCGCCACAGCAACAAGCTGATGCAGTGGCGCGTGATGCTCCAGGCAGCCGCCATTCTGTTGCTCGGATTCCTGATGTTCGTGGTGGGCCGCTGA
- a CDS encoding acyl-CoA dehydrogenase family protein, whose translation MPSSSPAATSATGGVLLPDLRRTCAEALEAAEAFAGKARRSVAAMVDKGGRADAALLEREQFAAHGFAWLTTYVSALRQLAGWAGRLAEDGQFGELESLILQAGFGEYLQQMRGGILLSQGEIVRPGDMGIPDEAVRDFAVPAVETLARAGNGNAVRMRIAELAEHGDFGRLGLGDETLDMIRDQFRRFAEEKVLPDAHGWHVRDELIPMTVVDEMSRLGVFGLTIPEENGGLGMGKVAMCVVTEELSRGYIGVGSLGTRSEIAAELIRLGGTEDQKAEWLPKIASGEILPTAVFTEPNTGSDLASLRTRAVRDGDVYRISGNKTWITHAARADVMTLLVRTNPDEPGYKGLSMFIAPKPRGTDADPFPAAGMSGGEIRVLGYRGMKEYEIGFDGFAVPAANVLGGVEGQGFKQLMTTFESARIQTAARSVGVAQRALELALSYATQRQQFGKPIYAFPRVAGKIAWMVVETMMARQLSYFAAREKDGDRRCDIEAGMAKLLAARVAWSNADNAVQVHGGNGYAEEYEISRVLCDARILNIFEGAAEIQAHVIARGLLERRN comes from the coding sequence ATGCCCTCATCCTCGCCCGCCGCCACTTCAGCCACTGGCGGCGTCCTGCTTCCCGACCTTCGGCGCACCTGCGCGGAGGCCCTGGAGGCTGCCGAAGCGTTCGCCGGCAAGGCCCGCCGCAGCGTTGCGGCGATGGTCGACAAGGGCGGCCGGGCCGATGCCGCGCTGCTGGAGCGCGAGCAGTTCGCCGCGCACGGCTTCGCCTGGCTGACGACCTACGTGTCTGCGCTGCGCCAACTCGCCGGCTGGGCGGGCAGGCTGGCCGAGGACGGGCAGTTCGGCGAGTTGGAAAGCCTCATCCTGCAGGCGGGGTTCGGCGAATACCTGCAGCAGATGCGCGGCGGCATCCTGCTCTCCCAGGGCGAGATCGTCCGGCCGGGCGACATGGGCATTCCCGACGAGGCCGTGCGCGACTTCGCCGTGCCGGCGGTCGAGACGCTGGCGCGGGCCGGCAACGGCAACGCGGTGCGCATGCGCATCGCCGAACTGGCGGAGCACGGCGACTTCGGCCGGCTCGGCCTGGGCGACGAGACGCTGGACATGATCCGCGACCAGTTCCGCCGCTTCGCCGAGGAGAAGGTCCTGCCGGACGCGCACGGCTGGCACGTGCGCGACGAGTTGATCCCGATGACAGTCGTCGACGAGATGAGCCGGCTCGGCGTCTTCGGCCTGACCATTCCCGAGGAGAATGGCGGGCTCGGCATGGGCAAGGTGGCGATGTGCGTCGTCACCGAGGAACTGTCGCGCGGCTATATCGGCGTCGGCTCGCTCGGCACGCGCTCCGAGATCGCCGCCGAACTGATCCGGCTCGGCGGGACCGAGGACCAGAAGGCGGAATGGCTGCCGAAGATCGCCTCGGGCGAGATCCTGCCGACGGCGGTCTTCACCGAGCCGAACACCGGCTCCGACCTCGCCTCGCTGCGGACGCGCGCCGTGCGCGACGGCGACGTCTACAGGATCTCGGGCAACAAGACCTGGATCACCCACGCGGCCCGCGCCGACGTGATGACCCTGCTGGTGCGCACCAACCCCGACGAGCCCGGCTACAAGGGCCTGTCGATGTTCATCGCGCCGAAGCCGCGCGGCACCGACGCCGACCCCTTCCCCGCCGCCGGCATGTCGGGCGGCGAGATCCGCGTGCTGGGCTATCGCGGCATGAAGGAATACGAGATCGGCTTCGACGGCTTCGCTGTCCCGGCGGCGAACGTGCTGGGCGGCGTCGAGGGCCAGGGCTTCAAGCAACTGATGACGACCTTCGAGTCAGCGCGCATCCAGACGGCCGCGCGCTCGGTCGGCGTGGCGCAGCGCGCCCTCGAACTGGCGCTTTCCTACGCCACCCAGCGCCAGCAGTTCGGCAAGCCGATCTACGCCTTCCCGCGCGTCGCCGGCAAGATCGCCTGGATGGTCGTCGAGACGATGATGGCCCGCCAGCTCTCCTATTTCGCCGCCCGCGAGAAGGACGGCGACCGCCGCTGCGACATCGAGGCGGGCATGGCCAAGCTGCTGGCGGCGCGCGTCGCCTGGTCGAACGCGGACAACGCCGTCCAGGTGCACGGCGGCAACGGCTATGCCGAGGAATACGAGATCAGCCGCGTCCTCTGCGACGCCCGCATTCTCAACATCTTCGAGGGCGCCGCCGAGATCCAGGCCCACGTCATCGCGCGGGGGCTGCTGGAGCGGCGCAACTGA
- a CDS encoding efflux transporter outer membrane subunit: MIPYRILASATLLLTAAACSIAPDARPPRAPAPAAWRIVAAPVAASEPAAAVAADWWRAFGSPELVRVVEAARRNNPDLEAAVQRIAQATADVRAAGASLLPTVDGIGSASRSGGGGGGSGSFLSSWGNNFQLALDASYEVDLWGVNRTAVAAARARVAASRFDRDAVALTLAADTADAWLQYAALGDQIRSARSTLEIARRILEVVEARGRFGAISPLELAQQRGAVASIEAAIPDLERQRAITLNGLARLAGEPPSAFDTTAPSLSEIALPVPAPGLPSELLARRPDIARAEAQLVAADADIVAARAAFYPSIRLTAGGGTSSDELASLFRPEAFFANLAAGLTAPIFQGGRLEADLERSRAQYAELTANYQAAVIDAFTDVEDALAAATFLQTVEAAQTRAAEEAREAYRLAEIQYRAGAIDLLTVLDTQRSVLNAEDTLIRTRLARLSAAVALYTALGGGWTAADAG; this comes from the coding sequence ATGATCCCCTACCGTATCCTGGCGTCGGCGACGCTCCTGCTCACCGCGGCCGCCTGCAGCATCGCGCCGGATGCGCGGCCGCCCCGGGCGCCGGCGCCTGCGGCGTGGCGGATAGTCGCCGCACCGGTGGCGGCATCCGAACCGGCGGCGGCCGTCGCGGCCGACTGGTGGCGCGCCTTCGGCAGCCCTGAACTCGTCCGGGTGGTCGAGGCGGCGCGCCGCAACAATCCCGACCTGGAGGCGGCGGTCCAGCGGATTGCCCAGGCGACCGCGGACGTCCGCGCCGCTGGTGCGAGCCTGCTGCCCACCGTCGACGGCATCGGCTCCGCCTCGCGCAGCGGCGGGGGCGGCGGCGGCTCGGGCAGCTTCCTCTCCTCCTGGGGCAACAACTTTCAGCTCGCCCTCGATGCCAGCTACGAGGTCGACCTCTGGGGCGTGAACCGCACCGCGGTGGCTGCCGCCCGCGCCCGCGTCGCCGCGAGCCGGTTCGACCGCGACGCCGTGGCGCTGACCCTCGCCGCCGACACGGCCGACGCCTGGCTGCAGTATGCCGCGCTCGGCGACCAGATCCGCAGCGCGCGCAGCACGCTGGAGATCGCCCGGCGCATCCTGGAGGTGGTCGAGGCGCGCGGCCGGTTCGGCGCCATCTCGCCGCTTGAGCTGGCGCAGCAGCGCGGTGCCGTCGCCAGCATCGAGGCGGCCATTCCCGACCTGGAGCGCCAGCGCGCGATCACCCTCAACGGCCTCGCGCGCCTCGCCGGGGAGCCGCCGTCGGCCTTCGACACCACGGCGCCGAGCCTGTCCGAGATCGCGCTGCCCGTGCCGGCACCGGGGCTTCCGTCGGAACTGCTGGCGCGCCGCCCCGACATCGCCCGTGCCGAGGCCCAGCTGGTCGCCGCCGATGCCGACATCGTCGCCGCCCGCGCCGCCTTCTACCCCAGCATCCGCCTGACCGCCGGCGGCGGCACGTCGAGCGACGAACTCGCCTCGCTGTTCCGGCCGGAAGCCTTCTTCGCCAACCTCGCCGCCGGTCTGACCGCACCGATCTTCCAGGGCGGGCGACTGGAGGCGGACCTGGAACGGAGCCGCGCGCAGTACGCCGAACTGACCGCGAACTACCAAGCGGCGGTGATCGACGCCTTCACCGACGTCGAGGACGCGCTCGCGGCGGCGACGTTCCTGCAGACCGTCGAGGCGGCCCAGACGCGCGCCGCCGAGGAAGCGCGGGAGGCCTACCGGCTCGCCGAGATCCAATATCGCGCCGGTGCGATCGACCTGCTGACCGTGCTCGACACCCAGCGCAGCGTCCTCAACGCCGAGGACACCCTGATCCGCACCCGTCTCGCCCGCCTGAGCGCCGCGGTGGCGCTCTACACCGCCCTCGGCGGCGGCTGGACGGCGGCGGATGCGGGCTGA
- a CDS encoding PaaI family thioesterase, giving the protein MTAETPKPQSPLARHLGFELLEATDDRVVSRCVVRPEHNNPTGAVHGGTLIALADNAATRMANIANAKGPNAGRFMVAIDLHAVMLRNQKGGEILAEARIVRAGSRVTVVRTVVMGAEGKPLVEVTTTHVPG; this is encoded by the coding sequence ATGACCGCCGAGACGCCGAAGCCGCAGAGCCCGCTGGCGCGACATCTGGGTTTCGAACTCCTGGAGGCGACCGACGACCGGGTGGTCAGCCGCTGCGTCGTCCGCCCCGAGCACAACAATCCCACCGGCGCGGTCCATGGCGGTACCTTGATAGCCCTGGCCGACAATGCGGCGACGCGCATGGCCAACATCGCCAATGCGAAAGGGCCGAACGCGGGCCGATTCATGGTGGCGATCGACCTTCATGCCGTTATGTTAAGGAACCAGAAGGGCGGCGAGATCCTTGCCGAGGCACGCATCGTGCGTGCCGGCAGCCGCGTGACGGTGGTCCGGACGGTCGTCATGGGGGCCGAAGGCAAGCCCCTCGTCGAGGTGACCACGACGCACGTGCCGGGCTGA
- a CDS encoding acetamidase/formamidase family protein gives MSASALELHPSPKTCHWGVFDAKLPPVMEISSGDRVTIHTISGGPDVTPGPDSGYTIPPELTAVQREVPRPTVGGGHILTGPIAVRGAKPGDVLEVRILDVKPRMDWGYNIIRPLSGALPYDFTETTLIHIGIDIERNVATMPWGKELPLKPFFGVMGVAPPPAWGTISTIQPRAHGGNLDNKELVAGATLFLPVWAEGALFSVGDGHGCQGDGEVCVSAIETGLTGTFEFVLHKDRSLTLPRAETPEAYITMAFDVDLDEAARTALRRMLDLIQERTNLSREQAYTLCSLAADLRITQFVNQQNGVHCVLKKDMLHG, from the coding sequence ATGTCCGCAAGCGCACTCGAACTGCATCCTTCGCCGAAGACCTGCCACTGGGGCGTCTTCGACGCCAAGCTCCCGCCCGTCATGGAGATATCGTCCGGCGACCGGGTGACGATCCACACGATCAGCGGCGGCCCCGACGTCACGCCCGGCCCCGACAGCGGCTACACCATTCCCCCCGAACTGACCGCCGTGCAGCGCGAGGTGCCGCGCCCGACCGTCGGCGGCGGCCATATCCTGACCGGCCCCATCGCCGTCCGTGGTGCCAAGCCGGGCGACGTGCTCGAGGTGCGCATCCTCGACGTCAAGCCGCGCATGGACTGGGGCTACAACATCATCCGGCCGCTCTCCGGCGCGCTGCCCTACGACTTCACCGAGACGACGCTGATCCACATCGGCATCGACATCGAGCGCAACGTCGCCACCATGCCCTGGGGCAAGGAACTGCCGCTGAAGCCGTTCTTCGGCGTGATGGGGGTGGCGCCGCCGCCGGCCTGGGGGACGATCTCGACCATCCAGCCGCGTGCCCACGGCGGCAACCTCGACAACAAGGAACTCGTCGCTGGCGCTACCCTGTTCCTGCCGGTCTGGGCCGAGGGCGCCCTGTTCTCGGTCGGCGACGGGCACGGCTGCCAGGGCGACGGCGAGGTCTGTGTCAGCGCCATCGAAACCGGCCTGACCGGCACCTTCGAATTCGTGCTGCACAAGGACCGGTCGCTGACCCTGCCGCGCGCCGAGACGCCCGAGGCCTACATCACCATGGCCTTCGACGTCGACCTGGACGAGGCGGCCCGCACCGCGCTGCGCCGCATGCTCGACCTGATCCAGGAGCGCACGAACCTGTCGCGCGAGCAGGCCTACACCCTCTGCAGTCTCGCCGCCGACCTGCGCATCACCCAGTTCGTGAACCAGCAGAACGGCGTCCACTGCGTTCTCAAGAAGGACATGCTGCACGGCTGA
- a CDS encoding cob(I)yrinic acid a,c-diamide adenosyltransferase, whose protein sequence is MVQLTRIYTRGGDKGDTSLGTGRRVPKHDLRVASYGTVDEANCIIGLARLHTTDDADAMLDRIQNDMFDLGADLCTPEQEERKATALRIVDSQVDRLEQEIDAMNADLAPLKSFILPGGTAAAAHLHMARAVARRAERLMTKLATHEPINPAALRYINRLSDHLFVLARRVNGNGAGDVLWKPGANR, encoded by the coding sequence ATGGTCCAGCTGACCCGCATCTACACGCGCGGCGGCGACAAGGGCGACACGTCGCTCGGCACCGGCCGCCGCGTCCCGAAGCACGACCTGCGCGTCGCCTCGTACGGCACCGTCGACGAGGCGAACTGCATCATCGGGCTGGCCCGGCTGCACACGACCGACGACGCCGACGCCATGCTGGATCGCATCCAGAACGACATGTTCGACCTGGGTGCCGACCTGTGCACTCCGGAGCAGGAGGAACGGAAGGCGACGGCCCTGCGGATCGTCGACAGCCAGGTCGACCGGCTGGAGCAGGAAATCGACGCGATGAACGCCGACCTGGCGCCGCTCAAATCGTTCATCCTGCCGGGCGGTACAGCCGCAGCGGCGCATCTGCACATGGCGCGGGCCGTGGCGCGCCGCGCCGAGCGCCTGATGACGAAGCTCGCGACGCACGAGCCGATCAACCCGGCGGCACTGCGTTACATCAACCGCCTGTCCGATCACCTGTTCGTGCTCGCGCGGCGGGTGAACGGAAACGGTGCCGGTGACGTTCTTTGGAAGCCGGGGGCGAACCGCTGA
- a CDS encoding nuclear transport factor 2 family protein has product MNAHPEVAAGGDVERAAIEAVVATYLDGLYEGDADKLAAAFHPTSALAQVRDGQLDVTPRDAWLEAVRNRPSPKASGLPRSDEILTIEVAGPTMAFVKLRCAIPPRYFTDQLSLLKIDGRWQVAQKVFQAETR; this is encoded by the coding sequence ATGAACGCACATCCCGAAGTGGCGGCCGGCGGAGACGTCGAGCGCGCCGCGATCGAAGCCGTCGTCGCGACCTATCTCGACGGTCTCTACGAGGGCGACGCCGACAAGCTCGCGGCGGCCTTCCATCCGACCAGCGCGTTGGCCCAGGTCCGGGACGGCCAGCTAGACGTGACCCCACGCGACGCATGGCTGGAGGCCGTCCGCAACCGCCCCTCGCCGAAAGCCAGCGGCCTCCCGCGCTCGGACGAGATCCTGACGATCGAGGTCGCCGGACCGACCATGGCCTTCGTGAAACTGCGCTGCGCGATCCCGCCGCGGTACTTCACGGACCAGCTGTCATTGCTGAAGATCGACGGCCGCTGGCAGGTCGCCCAGAAGGTGTTCCAGGCAGAGACGCGCTGA
- a CDS encoding MacB family efflux pump subunit yields the protein MNAPLGTAVIELREVRKSFSRGALSVDVLHGVSLRIDAGEFVAIMGTSGSGKTTLMNILGCLDRPTSGQYLFAGEDVAGFDRDRLADLRSRSFGFVFQQYNLLANATAVENVEVPSIYAGTAPAARRARASALLGQLGLGERLDHRPSQLSGGQQQRVSIARALMNGGKVILADEPTGALDTRSGREVLDLLKQLNADGHTIILITHDPAVAAEAHRQIRITDGRIVEDKGTKTIGERAQMPTARGAARPALLLSELGEAVRMAFRSLRANLYRTLLTLLGIVIGVGAVIAMLAIGNGAKREVLSSIQAMGSDLLIVRPGAPNVRGSGGVATLVPDDAAEIRNLPNVASAAPEIGGSVTLRYGGRDYQTTATATSPDYAEARDWRAATGVFFSDEDMRTYAPVVALGQTVVKALMPEGGDPVGKYVLVNNIPFLVVGTMTAKGATSWGTDMDDVAFVPLTTGSLRIFGQRHLRTITVQVEDGTRIGETEKAIQALLLARHRTVDFQIRNMASLIDTISETQNTLTVLLGSIAAISLLVGGIGVMNIMLVTVTERTREIGIRMATGARTIHILLQFLTEALVVCGIGGLLGVVGGLGTAWVLAYFGQSIEYSLAPVVFAFASAFLTGLLFGFMPARKAAHLDPVVALSTD from the coding sequence GTGAACGCGCCCCTCGGCACTGCCGTCATCGAACTGCGCGAGGTCCGCAAGAGCTTCAGCCGCGGCGCCCTGTCGGTCGACGTGCTGCACGGCGTGTCGCTGCGCATCGATGCGGGCGAGTTCGTCGCGATCATGGGGACGTCGGGGTCGGGCAAGACGACCCTGATGAACATCCTCGGCTGCCTCGATCGCCCTACCAGCGGCCAGTATCTGTTCGCGGGCGAAGACGTCGCCGGGTTCGACCGCGACCGGCTCGCCGACCTGCGCAGCCGGTCCTTCGGCTTCGTCTTCCAGCAATACAACCTGCTCGCCAATGCGACGGCCGTCGAGAATGTCGAGGTACCGTCGATCTATGCGGGCACGGCGCCGGCGGCACGGCGCGCGCGTGCGTCGGCACTGCTGGGCCAGCTGGGGCTCGGAGAGCGCCTGGACCACCGGCCGAGCCAGCTGTCGGGCGGCCAGCAGCAGCGGGTGTCGATCGCCCGCGCATTGATGAACGGCGGCAAGGTCATCCTGGCCGACGAGCCGACCGGCGCCCTCGACACGCGCAGCGGCCGGGAGGTGCTCGATCTCCTGAAGCAGCTCAACGCCGACGGCCACACGATCATCCTGATCACGCACGATCCCGCCGTCGCCGCGGAGGCGCACCGCCAGATCCGCATCACCGACGGGCGCATCGTCGAGGACAAGGGCACCAAGACGATCGGCGAGCGGGCCCAGATGCCGACGGCCAGGGGAGCGGCGCGGCCGGCGCTGCTGCTGTCCGAACTGGGCGAGGCGGTTCGCATGGCGTTCCGCTCCCTGCGCGCCAACCTCTACCGCACGCTGCTGACGCTGCTCGGCATCGTCATCGGCGTGGGTGCGGTGATCGCCATGCTCGCCATCGGCAACGGTGCGAAGCGCGAGGTGCTGAGCAGCATCCAGGCGATGGGCAGCGACCTGCTGATCGTGCGGCCCGGCGCGCCGAACGTGCGCGGCTCCGGCGGCGTGGCGACGCTGGTGCCCGACGATGCCGCCGAGATCCGCAACCTGCCCAACGTGGCGTCGGCGGCGCCTGAGATCGGCGGTTCGGTCACCCTGCGCTACGGCGGGCGGGACTACCAGACGACGGCCACGGCCACGTCGCCCGACTATGCCGAGGCGCGCGACTGGCGAGCGGCGACCGGCGTGTTCTTCTCCGACGAAGACATGCGGACCTATGCGCCCGTCGTTGCGCTCGGGCAGACGGTCGTTAAGGCGCTCATGCCCGAGGGCGGCGACCCCGTCGGCAAGTATGTCCTGGTCAACAACATCCCCTTTCTCGTGGTCGGCACGATGACGGCCAAGGGCGCCACGAGCTGGGGCACCGACATGGACGATGTCGCCTTCGTGCCGCTGACGACCGGCAGTCTGCGCATCTTCGGCCAGCGCCACCTGCGCACCATCACCGTCCAGGTGGAGGACGGCACCCGGATCGGCGAGACGGAGAAGGCGATTCAGGCGCTGCTGCTGGCGCGGCATCGCACGGTGGACTTCCAGATCCGCAACATGGCGTCGCTGATCGATACGATATCGGAGACGCAGAACACGCTGACGGTACTGCTCGGCTCCATCGCCGCCATCTCGTTGCTGGTCGGCGGCATCGGCGTGATGAACATCATGCTGGTCACCGTGACCGAACGGACGCGCGAGATCGGCATCCGCATGGCGACCGGCGCGCGCACCATCCACATCCTGCTGCAGTTCCTGACCGAGGCGCTGGTCGTGTGCGGCATCGGCGGCCTGCTCGGCGTCGTCGGTGGGCTCGGGACGGCGTGGGTGCTCGCCTATTTCGGCCAGTCGATCGAGTATTCGCTGGCGCCGGTGGTCTTCGCCTTCGCCTCCGCCTTCCTCACCGGCCTGCTGTTCGGCTTCATGCCGGCGCGCAAGGCCGCCCATCTCGACCCTGTCGTCGCGCTGTCGACGGACTGA
- a CDS encoding efflux RND transporter periplasmic adaptor subunit has protein sequence MKKLLLLILVAGAAAAGAGFWWFSKAEDATTQLATVAVSRGDLEDAVTALGALQPRDYVDVGTQVSGQLRKIHVDIGDEVKQGDLLAELDPAVYVSRVEADRASLDNLRAQREERIAQRRLADQQFRRQSGLMKAKATSEEAYQSAEAALKVADAQIAAITAQIAQTESNLRGNEANLGYTKIYAPMTGTVVSVSARQGQTLNANQSAPIVLRIADLDTMTVWTQVSEADIGRLEIGMPAYFTTLGYGDRRWGGKLRQVLPTPEVVNNVVLYNALFDVANPGQVLKPQMTAQVFFVRASAQDVLTVPVAALQSGGRRGGRREGGGDAQGSRAEGQPGGQRGGSGDGSAGAGGGTPARVQVVRADGSIEERRVTVGVRTRIAAEVKSGLEEGERVVVLSEPAGPQRPQRRPPGPRL, from the coding sequence TTGAAAAAGCTTCTCCTTCTCATCTTGGTGGCCGGCGCGGCAGCCGCCGGAGCGGGGTTCTGGTGGTTCTCCAAGGCGGAGGATGCGACCACCCAGCTGGCGACCGTGGCGGTTTCCCGCGGCGATCTGGAGGATGCGGTGACCGCGCTCGGCGCGCTGCAGCCGCGTGACTATGTCGACGTCGGCACGCAGGTGTCGGGACAACTGCGGAAGATCCACGTCGACATCGGCGACGAAGTGAAGCAGGGGGACCTGCTCGCCGAACTCGATCCGGCCGTCTACGTCTCGCGCGTCGAGGCGGACCGCGCGTCCCTCGACAACCTCCGGGCGCAGCGCGAGGAGCGAATCGCCCAGCGGCGCCTCGCCGACCAGCAGTTCCGCCGCCAGTCCGGCCTGATGAAGGCGAAGGCGACCAGCGAGGAGGCGTATCAGAGCGCCGAGGCGGCGCTGAAGGTGGCCGACGCGCAGATCGCGGCGATCACCGCCCAGATCGCCCAGACCGAATCCAACCTGCGCGGCAACGAGGCGAACCTCGGCTACACGAAGATCTATGCCCCGATGACCGGAACGGTCGTCTCGGTCAGCGCGCGCCAGGGGCAGACGCTGAACGCCAACCAGTCGGCGCCGATCGTCCTGCGCATCGCGGACCTCGACACGATGACCGTCTGGACGCAGGTGTCGGAGGCCGACATCGGCCGCCTGGAGATCGGCATGCCGGCCTATTTCACGACGCTCGGCTATGGCGACCGGCGCTGGGGCGGCAAGCTGCGCCAGGTCCTGCCGACGCCCGAGGTGGTCAACAACGTCGTGCTCTACAACGCGCTGTTCGACGTCGCCAATCCCGGCCAGGTGCTGAAGCCGCAGATGACGGCGCAGGTCTTCTTCGTCCGCGCATCGGCGCAGGACGTGCTGACCGTGCCGGTGGCGGCACTGCAGTCGGGCGGGCGCCGCGGCGGCCGCCGCGAAGGCGGCGGTGACGCGCAAGGTTCGCGGGCCGAAGGTCAGCCCGGCGGACAGCGTGGCGGCTCCGGAGACGGTTCGGCGGGGGCAGGAGGCGGTACACCGGCGCGCGTCCAGGTCGTCCGTGCCGACGGATCGATCGAGGAGCGCCGCGTCACGGTCGGCGTCAGGACGCGGATCGCGGCGGAAGTGAAGTCCGGCCTGGAAGAGGGCGAACGGGTCGTGGTGCTGAGCGAGCCGGCAGGACCGCAGCGGCCGCAGCGCCGGCCACCGGGCCCGCGCCTGTGA
- a CDS encoding 2-hydroxyacid dehydrogenase: MADTLVVTFDVDQRGRTAIEDALGGAGTAIWLTDLEGSARKAALADAAVLLSRNTTDLKGDERGLPRRARLIQFMSAGIDFIRLDGLPETLPVACNAGAYAEPMAEHGLAMAFAAAKRLVHEHAELKEGRFNQFNSVRMLAGGVCGILGFGGIGVATAKLMRAVGMKVHAINRRGGGHEHVDWMGTPDRTDELLAASDVLVLSLPLTPATRDMIDARALGLMKPDAILVNLARGEIVDEAALYDHLVANPKFVACIDAWWIEPIRHGRFEMAKPLLDLPNVIGSPHNSASVRGWRDVSLRRATANCRRVLEGGEPWHLVQEADRAA; the protein is encoded by the coding sequence ATGGCAGATACTCTCGTCGTGACCTTCGACGTTGACCAGCGCGGTCGCACCGCCATCGAGGACGCCCTGGGCGGTGCGGGCACCGCCATATGGCTGACCGACCTGGAGGGGAGCGCCCGCAAGGCGGCGCTCGCCGATGCCGCCGTCCTCCTGTCGCGCAACACGACCGATCTGAAGGGCGACGAGCGCGGCCTGCCGCGCAGGGCTCGTCTCATCCAGTTCATGTCGGCGGGGATCGACTTCATCCGGCTCGACGGGCTGCCCGAGACCCTGCCGGTCGCCTGCAATGCCGGGGCCTATGCCGAGCCGATGGCCGAGCACGGCCTCGCCATGGCCTTCGCCGCGGCCAAGCGGCTGGTGCACGAGCATGCCGAGCTGAAGGAGGGCCGGTTCAACCAGTTCAATTCGGTTCGGATGCTCGCCGGCGGCGTCTGCGGGATCCTCGGATTCGGCGGCATCGGCGTGGCGACGGCGAAACTGATGCGCGCCGTCGGCATGAAGGTGCACGCGATCAACCGCCGCGGCGGCGGTCACGAACATGTCGACTGGATGGGCACGCCGGACCGGACGGACGAACTGCTGGCCGCGTCGGACGTGCTGGTGCTCAGCCTGCCGCTGACGCCCGCGACGCGCGACATGATCGATGCGCGCGCCCTCGGCCTGATGAAGCCGGACGCGATCCTCGTGAACCTCGCGCGCGGCGAGATCGTCGACGAGGCGGCGCTCTACGACCATCTCGTCGCGAACCCGAAATTCGTCGCCTGCATCGACGCGTGGTGGATCGAGCCGATCCGGCACGGACGGTTCGAGATGGCGAAGCCGCTGCTCGACCTGCCGAACGTCATCGGCTCGCCGCACAATTCCGCCTCCGTGCGGGGCTGGCGCGACGTGTCCCTGCGCCGCGCCACGGCGAACTGCCGGCGGGTGCTCGAGGGCGGCGAGCCGTGGCACCTGGTGCAGGAGGCCGACCGCGCCGCCTGA